From the genome of Phalacrocorax aristotelis chromosome 15, bGulAri2.1, whole genome shotgun sequence, one region includes:
- the TMEM233 gene encoding transmembrane protein 233: MSALPAGADIKRALENSPETNIEDELPDGPPQPRPKNYLLLSILACFCPAYPVNIVAFVFAVMALNSYNQGDIEGSKRLGRNALWVAVASIIIGLVIIGIYCVVHFTTHAI, encoded by the exons ATGTCCGCGCTCCCCGCCGGTGCCGACATCAAGAGGGCTCTGGAGAACAGCCCCGAGACCAACATCGAGGATGAGCTGCCCGACGGGCCGCCGCAGCCGCGGCCCAAGAACTACCTGCTCCTCAGCATCCTCGCCTGCTTCTGTCCCGCCTATCCCGTCAACATTGTCGCCTTCGTTTTCGCCGTCATG gctttAAACAGTTATAATCAAGGAGATATAGAAGGGTCAAAAAGACTGGGTCGCAACGCACTCTGGGTTGCTGTCGCATCGATTATCATTGGCCTTGTCATCATTGGCATCTATTGCGTAGTTCATTTCACAACG CATGCTATCTGA